The sequence below is a genomic window from Glycine max cultivar Williams 82 chromosome 20, Glycine_max_v4.0, whole genome shotgun sequence.
GAAAGTTGAAACAAGATGCATTTGTCATATGTAGATTGCTACTCTTCTAAGATCAAGAAAATACAAGTATGAACCTCATGAGTAGCGCAAAAATAATTTGGTTAAGCAAGTGATTAGACATGGGTAGTTAATGTACTAAAGTTAAGGTTGAATCATTCGAGTATTATTTGAGTTTGATCCTTagcgaaaataattttttgtcatatcttatttttctttcgaTTAAACTTTGGATTAGTCAAGGTTCATTTCTCCATAATAAACTTGAgggttaaaaaaatagtttggttAAGACAAAAATTAGTATCCTAattaaaaaagagtttaatGATCATGGATTATTAGTGTAAAAAACTTTTATAACgtaaaattaataagaaattatcgttaatatgaattttaagttaattatcataaaaataaaaaaaataaaaacttattatatataataatttatgatttgatgataatataaaataattttacatttgtcATTACATAACCTATTTTTCCGTAAAAAAATAAGACCATTCACAACAAGAAAAATGGTTTATCAGCCAAGTAAGCAATGACTTCCGTTATTGTTTTCCAGTAAAAAGCGCTGCTGAACTGTGCATAGTCTAGATTGTTAGGAGGAAAATCGGTTAAATGAAGAGGATCGAAAAATGAGTTAGGTTTGTACTGTTTTCCAGTAAAACATACTGTTGAACTGTGCCTAGTCTATGTTTTGAGGAAAATTGGTTAAATAGAGAGGATTGAAAAATAAGTTAGGTTTGGAGAAAAGTAAAAGCACGTGTCTGTACAAAAAGAAAACCAGTGGTTACTGGTAATTCTTTGCAATATATATGGTCATAGTTCATGAAAGCAATTAACTCCACATAGTTGTAATTATACTTTAATTGTATATAGTAAAAGTCATTAAAGATATAGTTGGTATACATTAAAGTCAACTGGATTATAGTCAAGGAACTGAATCATTTTCTACTTTATTTACAAAGTATCTATCAAAAGGACAAGAAAGAGACCTGTCAACTACAAACAAGCAAAACCACATACACATGCCCAaaaagcaaaaacttgaaaaagccTATTCTTTCCGGTATTATGACTGAGTTTGAAACTTGATTTGATAGTTGACATTCCGGTAGCATATAACATACTCAGTAACTAAACAACAAAACCGCGAGTCCACGTAGCACGTAAGCCTTCAACATCCAATCTATTAGCGGGTGTACCTACTCATcgaattagattaaaaaagatCATTGACAAATACATCAAAACTTCTTTAGTCACTCATAATAAAACATGCACAAAGAAACTTTGTACcacaaaactaaaattaaaaattggatGGGGTATATTAAGTAATTGTCTTCCTTAAATTAACCGCttaggttaaaaaaaattatatgtaagaatcgaaaataatattaaaaaatttataatacttaGGCACACCCTGTTTAACCCACAAGGCAACACTTATACTTCCTTATTTTGAAGCATATAGACTATAATCATCCCATGACACAGCAAACTACAAGCACCCAAATTAGAGTTTATTATCAACAATCTCCTCATAATATCGTATTACCGGTTTTATGGAACAAAACTATTAATATATTACCAATTTGGTGTCAAcaacttgaattaaaaaaaaaaaaacataggtgTCGACAAAATTAATCGGTTAAACGAAGAAAGAAACCTTAACACTAATCAAAATTCCCAGTGGAATGCACTTTGAACTTCATCAATTGTCTAATTGTTCCTATTGCTTCATGACACATGGGTTTCATCAAGTCATAACTCGTGTAAGAAGCAACAACCTCTGGCTTTGCCATTCTTGAAACGAGCATTCTTATTGCTGCTGGAGTACTAACCAACCCAAGGGACATTCACAAGCTTTGACTAAACCAATGGCATGGACACTGGAAAAGACTAAACTCTATTTTCAAAATTGTACTAACTGTTTTCTCTGTCTCAGGGAGTTATGCCAGGGACCAAGGGTACAGGTGGCTTCGGTTTCTTTATTTTATCCACCAAAATAGCTTGAGTAGTTAGAATGACACCAGCAACAGAAACTGCACTTTGAAGAGCACATCTTGCAACACGACTAGGATCCGCTACTCCAGCATTCAAAAGATCTTCATACGTGCCTGTCATTGCATTATATCCAGTTCTCCAATCATGTGTTCTAGTCTTCCGGACAACAATGTCTCCATCAACTCCGGCATTAGTTGCAATTGATTTTGCAGGTTCAAGGAGTGCCTGCAACGATTCATGTGCAACCGCTTACATATGTTAAAAGCACTCCAGAGTCCAGACaagttcatacttcatatggAATAACCTTTTTTTATGTGCTTGACTAGGCTATACAGGTAGTAAGTGAATGTTTCACCCAAAATAATGAGGTATACTTTATGAAATAAaagcttttctttcaattacaatacaaacaagaatttaaaaaagaaaactcgCAAATTTCCTGGATTTCAAAAGATTCAAATCTCATAAGTCAACACTctactaatttaaattttttcatggaAAGAAacattttacataaaaataatcttagaaCATTCACTACAAAGTAAAATCAATAGGAGAAGAAATATATGAAGATAAGAAAGAGAACTAGTATAGTAAAAAATGTACCACACCTTTGCTACAATATCAGCACCAATTTGCTCATCTAGATCTTCCATGGAGTTCCTTATTGTTGGTATCAAGTCCAATAGATGGACATATGTGGCACCCCCTCCAGGAACAATTCCCTCGCTTATGGCAGCAAATGTTGCATTCTTTGCATCCTCAATTCTAAGTTTCCTATCTTCGAGTTCTAGCTCAGTATGTGCACCTACCTACGCAATTGGTTATTGCATTATGCAATAAACACATGAGAATGAAAATAATGTAACATATTGTGGAAAAAATTTAAGAGAGTTGTTTCTATCTGTACAACGAAttgcaataaaaaattgtacaaatGAAAGTCAGTAAGATCTGTGCAATTAACACGATGGCCTACTAGATTTCATGCATAATctatacaaggatcatgtagtaGATACTTCACTTCTTTTATAGGATACAAGCTAATTgttagttttcatttaaaactgTTAGAATGTGGGTTGTGGGTCTAACTCAACCCTACAAAACCGACTTATAAGGTGAGGATTATTttccacttatatactctatctcTAGCCAATGTGAGGACTTCAACATGCCCCTCTTTTGCCCACGGTTACCCACCACAATGTGGGACTTCAAACACACAGCTACCTAGAGGTGAGCACAATTAAGGCGGCTTTCCAACACTCCCCCTCACGCTCAAGGCTACCCGTCTAGAGTGTGATAAACACAAGGACCCACCAATACATCTAAGATAGGCTCTGATATCATATTAACAAGAGAACTTGAATAGTCAGTTGCATTAGGGTTCTCATTATTGTTGGATGCAAAATCGCCCTTGTTTATCCAACTCACAATATCAACTCTTGTGTCCTCAAAGACTTTGGAGGGTTAATTTATTCATCCAAAAAGCGCTCCACCTTAATGATGGACTTCTCACAGTGACCCATGTTACTTAAACCCTTCTACTGCACCTCCTCttaccttgatgcaatccttTTAAAATATGGATATAAGGTTGTATTTCAAAAACTTTAAATGGAGCTAAGTTTTCACTCTTGTGAGAAGTTGATATTGTGAATTGGACATAAGGATGTGGTGCATAACTTAGCTCGAATTAAAGTTTTTGAAATACAACCTTATGTCCCTACTTTAAAATGGTTGCATCAAGGCAGGAGGAGGTGCAATAAAAGGGTTTAAATAACATGGGTCACTGTGAGAAGCCCATCATTAAGGTGGAGAACTTTCTGGATGAACAAATTAACCCTCCAAAGTCTTTGAGGACACAGAAGTTGATATTGTGAGTTGGACAAACAAGGGTGATTTTGTTTCTAGCAAAAGTAAGGACCCTGATGCAACTGGTTATTCAAATTTGTTTGCTAATATGGTATCAGAGTATATCCTAAATGCATTGGTGGATCCTTGTGTTTCTCATGCTCTAGGCAGGTATCCTTGAGCGTGAGGGGGAGTGTTGGAAAGCCATCTTAATTGTATTTACCCCTAGGTAGTTGTGCGCAAAGAGAGGTGTGATAAAATCCCACATTGTGGCGGGTAGCAGTGGACAAGAGAGGAGCATGTTGAAGTTCCACATTAGCTAGAGATAGTGTCgagatagagtatataagtggggAACAATCTTCACCTTACAAGTTAATTTTGTAGGATTGAATTAGACCCAAACCCATGTTGTAAGAAGAACCAAATGGCATTGACTGAAATTGCCCAATAGGTACATGAACTGCATACTACTAATTGAGGTAATACCATGTTAGAGTTCGTGTTAAATCAATTGACATTAAGTGAAGTTTCCCAATAGATATATCTTAAGGTAGGTGATGTGAGACTTTCCAACATTAATGATGAACAAAGCCCTATgactaagaaaataaagaaatcaattcaaaatctatttttactaattttttttatttttgaaatcctcacacaaatattatgaataaaagGGCAGCCCAATGCATGAGGCACCCACCACAAACAAAGAGTTTGTTTCCACAATTAAACCTGTTCCAAGTCACAAGGCACCAACCTTACTGATATGTCAAGACTCAACCTCAGACAAGAATGTTATGCGGGAACTGACGTGGTGTGAGATCTAGAATCTAGATTTatattatctttcattttttgcaaGACTCAATCTCATAGAATTCAGAACCCTACAACAATTGATAGGGATAAAAATAGAACGACCACAATTCTGATTTGAGTTATTAGACAATCAATGGGCCATTTTGAGTCATTAGTTAAATGAATGATATAGATATTATTGTAATAATTGGTTTGACTGAAAATAGGAAATtaaaaagtagaagaaaaattaTTGCAGAGAAGATAAGCAACAAATAGatgatatattataataaatataacatgaATGATATAGAAGTGATTAGTGAAAAAATTAGTAGGATCTCACTTTTGACAAGATCACATATCAAGAAGGCTAGTAGGTGACAAACTGTCAACAATCCATTTCTCAAGTCAAGTTAAAAGCAATAAATAACACTATGATCCAGTAAAACCCAAGAGTAAGAGATGATAAAGTAACATTagcaaagtaaagaacaaaGGCCACCAGAATACAGACAGCCCCTGACATGTTTACTGAATTAGGTACCTTTATAACAGCTACACCACCAGAGAGTTTTGCAATTCTCTCTGAGAGCTTTCTTGACAGGTTTGCATTATCTGTTTCACTAAGATCCTTCTTTATCTGTGAAATTCTAGCTTGAATTTCAGCCTTCAAACTAGGATCAGCAATGATAGTTGTCTCATTACAGGTTATTCTCACTTTCAGTGCAGTGCCAAGCTGGTCTGATGTGGCACAATCAAGTGTGAGACCCAAGTCTCCAGAAAGAAAATCAGCTCCTGTGGTGTTAATGTCAACATGAGGTCAAACAAGCAGAACAGAAAAAGTGTGCTGATCTTAAACAAGGCTAGACAGAAAGACTGTTTCTGAGAtatgggaaaaaaaaatacatcatggttatatttaagaaaacaaaatcagAATTTCAAAGTATCCTCATACTGTCATACAGATAGTCACATGCCATGCACAAAAAACAACTCCAAAATTTAACATCCCCCATATGTAATTCAAGTctttatcaataattatttctattaacaGTCAACTGAGGACCTGAAACATCACACAAGGTTTATTGCAAATTTTGAAACCAAGACCTGGGCAAATATTAAATGACAAGGTGGCATCACATCAGTGCCCAATGCAGTCAAACTGCTtaactaaaacaaattaataaatgaaaacaaaaagcaaTGACAGAAAAGTTTCTTGTCTCAAACAAATTGCATAGActtcacaaaaagaattcaaaaataGGAAACATAAGAGGAAGTTGGCAGAAATATCAACCAAGATTATCAAATTCTGTAGGAACTCACCAGTCATAAGTGCAATGTCTTGTAACAAAGCTTTCTTTGCACCTCCAAATCCTGGACATTTTACAACTGCAACTCTTAGTAATCCTTGCATTTTGTTCACCACTAAGGTCTCCAACACTTGCTTTGTGATATCCTCTGCAATAATTAAGAGTGGGGCATTCAACTGCATAGCCTTTTCCAGCAAAGGAACTATTTCTTTGACATTTGAAATCTTTTGATCAGTTACCAAAACTTTAACCCAGTCAAACTCTACAATGGACTTCTCCTGGTTTGTAATGAAGTGAGGAGACATGTAACCCTTATTGAACTGTACAAAAAGGACAAACAACAACTGTAATAGGGCAAAACACAAGGATTATTCAGATATGAGcaagaaaaactgatgttggttATTGAGTAATATTATCtgttagaatatataaaaatatcttatcatattttagagCATCTTACTTAGACTCTCCTTTAAGATTAGTTTCCCATAGGATTGATTACCATATTTCATTATCTCATTATTATTTTCCCTAATTAGTTAGGATTATAAGTAGTGCTCTAGGTCTAGGTTACAAGAACATAATATCACATGGTAAACATTACAGTACTcgaaatattattattcaaagtGTCTTTTCTCGTAATCTCTTTCCTCTCAACATTATCTCTACCTTCATCCCTTCTTCAATTATCACAGAGGTTTCAGATGATGAGGAAGACTCAATAGATATCACCCCATCTGAACCAATCTTGTCCATAGCTTCAGCAATCAAGTTACCAACATACTCGTCGTTTCCAGCAGAAATCGAGGCTACAGCTgcaaaagagaaggaaaatatcTTCAACATCTTCTTGTGAAGAAAACcccttaattttacaaaattcaaacaaacagaAGCTAAGACCTTTAATATGCTCCCTTCCTTCAACAGGAACACTTCTCTCCTTCAAGAACTTGACCAGCTCCTTTACAGTCTTTTCCATCCCCTTCTTCAAAGAAATAGGATTAGCCCCAAAAGCAACTGCTAGTAGTCCAGACTTAATCATGGCCCGAGCCAAAATAATTGCAGTGCTAGTACCATCACCAGCCAACTCATTCATTTTGCTTGCAACCTACGAGGAGGAAAACTAATAACATAAATACATCTCTGGTTATTATTGTCTCAAATTTTATCCATTTAACCCGAGGCAAAATCCTAACAACCATGATCAACCTCTTGAATTAGGATGGCACCTGCATTCTCAATTGCATCCGAAAGCTCAATGGATCGAGCAATTGTAACGCCATCATTAATCACTTTAAGGTTTCCAGATTCAGAAAGAATAACATTTCGTCCTGCATGGTTAGGAATGAAACAAATAAGCaagaaaaaacaacaaacacTGGACCAGAATCAACCAATGactatataataatattgaGATTTGAAAGCAAGGAATTTCCagctcaaatataatttaaagcaTGTTAAGAAAGATAGAATAGAGGTATTTGACTGAAACCGAGTGTCTGAATTACACAGTGGTGCCTCTTTATATAGATTAATTACAATCAATACAATTAATTATAGGAGATATTGTTCTTATAATTCTGATTTGATAATAAAGACAAAATCCGAAACTGATCCTATTCTAACCTTATCCTGATCCTATTATGATTCTCAACAAAGCAATTGTGAGGCTTTTAGTGTTTCTTCAAATTAGCTTACGTTGTGTACAAAACAGCTTACAATCAAACCAAAGcccaatcaaaacaaaaaatgcactCAGTGCATGTTTGGGTTCATATTGGATCAtccaaaatcatgttaaaataCCAGCTAACATgcatttagttaattttttgtgtatttGGGTGCGCGTTTGCTTAATTAATTCAGAATGAAATTGATCTTGAGGTGAAGTAATTTATGTCCAGAtgtttaatgttttaattataaaaccaaGTTAGTAGTATgcaatacaaaaaaatttatacatcaCAACTTACCTAAAGTTTCTTCAACTCAATCGATTTTGGATCCAATGTAATTTCTCAAAGTGAAACCAAGCATGTGAACACTTACCTAAAATCATATTAGCTGGAATTTGAACATGACTTTTGGATAATCCAACATGAATTCAAACATGTTCACTTGTTTGGTCCCACGTTGAGCAAATGATTTTCGGGTCTAAAGTCGATTCCAAGTAGCTTTTAtgttggattaaaaaaaatatttaagttgagCTTTACTGCTAACTTCGAGACAAAAACGTCCAAACATAAATCATtttacttcaaaatcaatttcatcAAAACCAATTTTGCAAGGGCTCACCCAAACACGCACTTAATCAAATGCAGATAGAGATTCTAGATATTGGCCATTGTTGAGGCAGAAATGCAACTGAATATGATAGCAATTAAGTAAcgcaacaaattaaaaaacacaataaCAATGGTTTGGTTAATAATCAAATTGCTAAGCATAGTCCAtatcgatatatatatatatacaccttTGGGTCCAACGGTGAGAGAAACAGCATCGGCAAGTTTATCAATCCCAGCTTGTAAGGCTTCTCTGCACTCTTTGCCAAATAATATCTTCTTAGGGCCAGCACACACCACAAAACGTGGCGTTTTGCGAACCCCAAATGCCACCGTTTGGTTCCAACGAAAAGGCTGCAACAACAAAAACAGCGTAGTCAGAAACTTGGAGGAGAGTGAGAGAGCAAAAGTAAAGATACTTATACTTACTGAGAATGATGAAAAGGAAGGGTTTTTGTTATTGGGAGGGAAGAAGAAGAGCGAGGAGGAGAGAGACACGTGGCTGCTCATGATGTATCGTGGGAGACAGAGTTTGAAAAAAGTGGAAGctcacttcttcttcttcttcttcttcaaggagttttttttttatgtatggaTTGAAAAGTGGAGGCTCTCGCCTTCGCTGACTGAAACAGCCACCGCGGGTTACGCTGTTTCCGCCGTCGCGGGCTCGTCGGCACCGGCGGTTTTGCGTTACTGATGGATGTCGTAAACCAAAATCGTCGCACAACGATCTTGTTTGCGATGTCGTTTGTGCGAgccattttaatatattttatagtgaaaatcagataaataaataaatatttttataacccaagttaagaattaaaaaaaataattaaaatttaggaaacattttttaaaccagacaaattaaaattagaatttatatataatgaaaattgaattgtcctatgtttaagaaatttaaagtaatttaaccaagtaaaatattttttttaaaatgaaataattataaattaaagcaattcaaattctagcattttaaattctcaaattttttaaaagtctttATCCAAAACACAACAACTTACGAATAAGGAAGTCGCAATATTTTATGCCTACCTACTCTTTTTCATCTCGTGATATGTTTGATAGTTGGACAAATCCTATTCAAAGATTTCTTTGAACTTAACTTTGATGGTTCTTATGTTCATGCAACAGATTTTGCATCTTGTGGAGCTGTCATTCACAATAGCGATGGAAAATTTATCCAAGCTTTTTCTAAAAGACTTGACCATTGCCATATCTTAGAAACTCATCTACAAGTCATCTTTTATGCGATGAAGATGACATTGTATTTGAAGGTAGACACTTTGATAGTTGAGTCTGATTGCCTTGAGGCTATTCAACTATTGGATGATGTTGATCATTAAGGAAGCTAGTTTTGTGACCTTCTTAATGAGATCATTGGAGTGAAGCTTTAGTTTCGCAGTGCTTTATAGGGCATATTTGCAGATAAACCAACAAATTGGCCAATTCCTTTGCCAAATATGGCTTATCTTTGTCATCTCATGTTagttattttgatttgttattAACTCCTTTAATGGAGGATGATTTGTTATTAACTCCTATgatgaattttaattgattggTGTCTATGGCTCTTTGCCAGACTATTTAGAccgataaaaataataatgttcaATGAAAGATAGGTAGGaaattgtcatattttttaagatttgaagGTTTTACATAagcaatataaattttattatcaatattttattttgactgggctatcaatattattttaagaaatctataaacataattattgttattaatataatgttatgtattcaataaaattttatgaaaatactaCATTAACTTATATCATTTccaaatttaacaattaattagtGTTAAGTACTACAGTTTATAAAAGTGGTTCATAGTAGCATTTATCTGATCTCAGAGAATTTAAAAGGGTCAATTGTTAAACATATCTCCCTTTCTTATTACACTAGTATAATAGTGGTTcgcatatttttcatttttgtattattaaatttacttaaataGTCTCACTcctctttctatttttatattaaatttaggtttaaatataattttagttttttttttattttttcaaattcaaaattttgatcttcctattttaaaatagagatttttggttctcttattttaaaaatttataattttggtctaatctttaattttatctatatttatttattttatttcttaaatttaaattaagtaaataattttttcttaatgatACTTTAAATTGAATACGTTAAATCTAAGGTTTAATTAGACCAAAATATGTTAGGTCTATGAATGAACATTCACAAGGTCGAGTGCGAGGTTCATTCTCGGGATACTAAATGGGATGAAATATCTCTTTTGTCCACTTATAAAATCCCTACACTACAATTTTTCACTCCCGTAACCCCATGAACCAAGTAGCATTGCCCTCCTCCGAGAATTGTCATGTTGCGCTTCCCCACCCGATCATAGTTTGAATATACGACCAAATCATGCTGCACCACCCCTTCCGTAGTCAATATTCACACAACCCACCCCTTCAAGATCTAATACCATCTTGTCGCACGCAACCCCACCATAGGGAGTGATACATGTTTGAATATTCAAAACGGCGTACTTGTTTGTCAAATCATTAACCCCACCATAGGGAGTGATACATGTTTGAATATTCAAAACGGCGTACTTGTTTGCCAAATCATTTTTGACGGTGGTGTCGACCTTGGCCATAACGACATCGTCCCGCTTGAGCTTGGTGGTGGTGACAACAAACTTCGACACATGTGTATGGCTCAactgtttgtatttttttttatcaatgccACAAAAGGTTTGATAAAGCTTTGGTTTagattgatgttttttttttgttgtatgaCATAACTAGGGTGTGATGGAGGAGGATTCGATTTTCAGGACAAAACAAGTTAAGAAACGAAAATATGattctattaaattattatacaataaaatcattttttcattatttacttAGAGTGAAAAGTAAAGTTACAAAAATAGGATTCTATTATATAATATACaccaaaattgtatttttattattttgtttttcatcccaaataaacaacaaaaacacaatttcTATTATACACTATATAACCAAACTACACGCATAACAATGTTTTAAACTGCGGTCTGCAACCGCAATTGGGGCC
It includes:
- the LOC100795157 gene encoding chaperonin 60 subunit alpha 2, chloroplastic isoform X1, with the translated sequence MSSHVSLSSSLFFFPPNNKNPSFSSFSPFRWNQTVAFGVRKTPRFVVCAGPKKILFGKECREALQAGIDKLADAVSLTVGPKGRNVILSESGNLKVINDGVTIARSIELSDAIENAGAILIQEVASKMNELAGDGTSTAIILARAMIKSGLLAVAFGANPISLKKGMEKTVKELVKFLKERSVPVEGREHIKAVASISAGNDEYVGNLIAEAMDKIGSDGVISIESSSSSETSVIIEEGMKFNKGYMSPHFITNQEKSIVEFDWVKVLVTDQKISNVKEIVPLLEKAMQLNAPLLIIAEDITKQVLETLVVNKMQGLLRVAVVKCPGFGGAKKALLQDIALMTGADFLSGDLGLTLDCATSDQLGTALKVRITCNETTIIADPSLKAEIQARISQIKKDLSETDNANLSRKLSERIAKLSGGVAVIKVGAHTELELEDRKLRIEDAKNATFAAISEGIVPGGGATYVHLLDLIPTIRNSMEDLDEQIGADIVAKALLEPAKSIATNAGVDGDIVVRKTRTHDWRTGYNAMTGTYEDLLNAGVADPSRVARCALQSAVSVAGVILTTQAILVDKIKKPKPPVPLVPGITP
- the LOC100795157 gene encoding chaperonin 60 subunit alpha 2, chloroplastic isoform X2, which encodes MMALQLLDPLSFRMQLRMQVASKMNELAGDGTSTAIILARAMIKSGLLAVAFGANPISLKKGMEKTVKELVKFLKERSVPVEGREHIKAVASISAGNDEYVGNLIAEAMDKIGSDGVISIESSSSSETSVIIEEGMKFNKGYMSPHFITNQEKSIVEFDWVKVLVTDQKISNVKEIVPLLEKAMQLNAPLLIIAEDITKQVLETLVVNKMQGLLRVAVVKCPGFGGAKKALLQDIALMTGADFLSGDLGLTLDCATSDQLGTALKVRITCNETTIIADPSLKAEIQARISQIKKDLSETDNANLSRKLSERIAKLSGGVAVIKVGAHTELELEDRKLRIEDAKNATFAAISEGIVPGGGATYVHLLDLIPTIRNSMEDLDEQIGADIVAKALLEPAKSIATNAGVDGDIVVRKTRTHDWRTGYNAMTGTYEDLLNAGVADPSRVARCALQSAVSVAGVILTTQAILVDKIKKPKPPVPLVPGITP